A portion of the Etheostoma cragini isolate CJK2018 chromosome 13, CSU_Ecrag_1.0, whole genome shotgun sequence genome contains these proteins:
- the stoml3b gene encoding stomatin (EPB72)-like 3b — protein MEMEDQMESQKRRGMSKDELISERTGSLGCVGWFLVILSGIFTALLFPITIWFCLKIVQEYERAVIFRLGRITDRKAKGPGIFFVMPCTDSFVKVDLRTVSFDIPPQEILTKDSVTVSVDGVVYFRVSDPIASVANVSNADSSTRLLAQTTLRNVLGTKNLAELLSDREGIAHNMQSNLDDATDNWGIKVERVEIKDVKLPHQLQRAMAAEAEATREARAKVIAAEGEMNASRALKEASLVIAESPSGLQLRYLQTLSTIAAEKNSTIIFPLPMDIISHFMKK, from the exons ATGGAAATGGAGGACCAAATGGAAAGCCAGAAGAGAAGAGGAATGAGCAAAGATGAATTAATAT ctGAACGGACAGGGTCTTTGGGATGCGTTGGTTGGTTCCTAGTCATACTCTCCGGCATCTTCACAGCTCTTCTCTTCCCCATCACCATCTGGTTTTGTCTGAAG ATTGTTCAGGAGTATGAGCGTGCAGTTATCTTCAGACTGGGCCGCATTACAGACAGGAAGGCTAAAGGACCAG GAATTTTCTTTGTTATGCCGTGTACCGATTCCTTTGTGAAAGTGGATCTGCGAACAGTTTCTTTTGACATCCCACCTCAAGAG ATCCTGACTAAAGACTCAGTTACAGTTTCTGTGGACGGAGTGGTGTACTTCAGGGTCAGTGACCCCATTGCCTCTGTGGCCAACGTGTCTAATGCTGACTCTTCCACCCGCCTGCTGGCTCAAACCACCCTGAGAAATGTTCTTGGGACTAAGAACCTGGCTGAGCTTTTATCTGACCGTGAGGGCATCGCCCACAACATGCAG TCCAACCTGGATGACGCGACAGACAACTGGGGCATCAAAGTGGAGCGTGTGGAGATTAAAGATGTGAAGCTGCCACATCAGCTGCAGAGAGCCATGGCTGCCGAAGCAGAGGCTACACGAGAGGCCAGAGCCAAG GTGATTGCAGCAGAGGGTGAGATGAATGCATCTCGTGCCCTGAAGGAGGCGTCCCTCGTGATCGCAGAGTCTCCGTCAGGCCTGCAGCTTCGCTACCTGCAGACTCTCAGCACCATAGCAGCAGAGAAGAACTCCACCATCATTTTCCCCCTGCCCATGGATATCATATCTCACTTCATGAAGAAGTGA